From the genome of Desertibacillus haloalkaliphilus, one region includes:
- a CDS encoding glycine betaine ABC transporter substrate-binding protein gives MKMMYKKRSFLLCIVIVSVLISSGCGPADTDEQDGEVAESDNPTITLGQVPYQQAWVPLAIIENVANELGYPTERTEGDVGVMFLGLSRGDIDVYADIWLPNLHSTYADRYEDTIDLIGTLYEDAPVGWAVPTYVDIDSIEDLSGNEELFGGEVIGIEPGAGMMPTSEEVLEEYDLDLNLISGSTEAMLAAVLRATNNEEPVVFLAWRPHTMFQLFDIKMLDDPRGIWETDDVMTGVNENFQEKAPDLYSFLEDFEISLEDVEDLMLRMEDEDLNMIAQEWIDENRSQIEEWIDG, from the coding sequence ATGAAGATGATGTACAAAAAACGTTCTTTTCTACTTTGTATTGTGATCGTTAGTGTCCTAATTTCAAGCGGTTGTGGACCTGCTGACACGGATGAACAGGATGGTGAAGTAGCCGAATCTGACAATCCAACCATCACACTTGGCCAAGTTCCTTATCAACAAGCCTGGGTTCCATTAGCGATCATTGAAAATGTTGCAAATGAGCTTGGATACCCTACGGAGAGAACTGAAGGTGATGTTGGTGTGATGTTTCTAGGCTTATCACGGGGAGACATTGATGTCTATGCTGATATTTGGTTACCAAATCTTCATTCAACCTATGCCGATCGATATGAAGATACTATCGATCTTATCGGAACATTGTATGAAGATGCCCCAGTCGGTTGGGCGGTTCCTACCTATGTAGATATTGATAGTATTGAGGACTTATCTGGAAATGAGGAACTATTTGGTGGTGAGGTGATTGGTATCGAACCTGGAGCAGGGATGATGCCAACCTCTGAGGAAGTGTTAGAGGAATATGACCTAGATTTAAACCTGATCTCCGGTAGTACAGAAGCGATGCTAGCAGCAGTATTGAGAGCGACGAATAATGAAGAGCCGGTTGTTTTTTTAGCTTGGCGTCCACATACAATGTTCCAGCTATTTGATATCAAAATGTTAGATGACCCTAGAGGAATTTGGGAAACAGACGATGTTATGACTGGCGTCAATGAAAACTTTCAAGAGAAAGCACCAGACCTTTATTCTTTCCTTGAAGACTTTGAAATCAGTTTAGAGGATGTTGAAGATCTTATGTTAAGAATGGAAGATGAAGATTTAAATATGATTGCACAAGAATGGATCGATGAGAACAGATCACAAATTGAAGAGTGGATAGACGGTTAA
- a CDS encoding zinc-dependent alcohol dehydrogenase family protein has translation MMKALVLEEFKKPLVVRNMPDPDLSPEGVIIRVEANGVCRSDWHAWQGDWDWIGIKLPLPHVLGHEFSGVVEEVGKEVKNFKKGDRVIVPFTIGDGSCPYCKSGHHNICENIQMPGFSSWGGFGRFAHVPNADTNLTQLPESISFVEAAGMGCRFMTAFHGVTDQARVGAGEWVAVHGCGGVGLSAIQIATALGANVIAVDIGDDKLEFAKQLGAVEAVNASRNNVPEAIKQITKGGADVSIDALGIKQTCQASVFSLRKRGRHLQIGLTTREEEGMIPLPIDVIVQHEIEVIGSLGMQPSRYPYMLEMVEKGKLKPGSLITNTISLEEAPKVFNEMDTYKNLGVTVVNKW, from the coding sequence ATGATGAAAGCTTTAGTATTAGAAGAGTTCAAAAAGCCCTTGGTCGTACGCAATATGCCAGACCCTGATCTTTCACCCGAAGGAGTTATTATTCGAGTCGAAGCAAATGGAGTATGTCGAAGTGATTGGCACGCGTGGCAAGGGGATTGGGATTGGATTGGTATTAAACTTCCACTTCCGCACGTATTGGGTCATGAATTCTCGGGTGTTGTTGAAGAGGTAGGAAAAGAGGTTAAAAACTTTAAAAAAGGCGACCGAGTGATTGTCCCATTTACAATTGGTGACGGCAGCTGTCCTTATTGCAAAAGCGGTCATCATAATATTTGTGAAAACATTCAAATGCCTGGATTCTCATCGTGGGGTGGTTTCGGACGATTTGCTCATGTACCAAATGCGGATACCAATCTTACTCAATTGCCTGAGAGTATTAGTTTTGTAGAAGCGGCTGGGATGGGCTGTCGTTTTATGACTGCTTTTCATGGTGTGACGGACCAAGCACGGGTGGGTGCTGGTGAATGGGTGGCTGTTCACGGTTGTGGAGGAGTCGGTTTGTCAGCGATCCAGATTGCAACAGCTCTAGGTGCAAATGTCATCGCAGTTGATATCGGCGATGATAAATTAGAATTTGCTAAACAGCTAGGAGCCGTTGAGGCTGTTAATGCAAGTAGGAATAACGTTCCAGAAGCCATTAAGCAGATCACAAAAGGCGGGGCTGATGTCTCTATTGATGCTTTAGGGATCAAACAAACGTGTCAAGCCTCTGTATTCAGTCTTCGCAAGCGAGGAAGACATTTGCAAATTGGCTTAACGACAAGAGAAGAAGAAGGGATGATCCCGCTTCCAATTGATGTCATTGTCCAACATGAAATTGAAGTGATTGGTTCGCTTGGTATGCAGCCATCAAGGTATCCTTATATGCTTGAAATGGTTGAGAAAGGTAAATTGAAACCGGGATCATTAATTACAAATACGATTTCGTTGGAGGAAGCACCAAAAGTATTCAATGAAATGGATACGTATAAAAATCTAGGTGTAACAGTTGTTAACAAGTGGTAG
- the lexA gene encoding transcriptional repressor LexA has translation MTKLSKRQQEILDYIKHEVRSKGYPPSVREIGEAVGLASSSTVHGHLSRLEKKGLIRRDPTKPRAIEVLDPDSMNEATEISEANTAYVPVVGKVTAGQPITAIENVEEYLPLPERLVSDDNVFILIIQGDSMIEAGIYDGDMVIVRQQQTASNGDIIVAMTEEDEATVKRFFKEKDYIRLQPENTTMEPIILKDCKVLGKVIGVFRTIH, from the coding sequence ATGACAAAACTCTCAAAGCGTCAACAGGAAATCTTAGATTATATCAAACATGAAGTCCGATCAAAAGGATACCCACCATCTGTACGCGAAATTGGTGAAGCCGTTGGTTTAGCTTCAAGTTCAACCGTACATGGGCATTTATCACGTCTAGAAAAGAAAGGTCTTATTCGTCGCGATCCAACTAAACCTCGAGCAATCGAAGTACTCGATCCAGATTCCATGAATGAAGCAACAGAAATCTCAGAAGCGAACACCGCATATGTCCCTGTTGTCGGTAAGGTAACCGCTGGACAACCCATCACTGCAATTGAAAACGTAGAAGAATATTTACCTCTACCTGAACGACTCGTCTCTGATGACAACGTATTTATCCTAATCATTCAAGGAGATAGTATGATAGAGGCAGGCATCTATGATGGTGACATGGTTATCGTCCGCCAACAACAAACAGCTTCAAATGGCGACATCATTGTCGCAATGACTGAAGAGGATGAAGCAACTGTAAAACGTTTTTTTAAAGAAAAAGATTACATCCGCCTACAACCTGAAAACACTACAATGGAACCGATTATTTTGAAAGACTGTAAAGTATTAGGAAAAGTCATCGGGGTATTTCGTACCATCCACTAA
- the tkt gene encoding transketolase, with protein MTSSVEQLAVNTIRTLSIDSIEKANSGHPGMPMGAAPMAFSLWTKFMNHNPSNPDWFNRDRFVLSAGHGSMLLYSLLHLSGYDVTLDDLKNFRQWGSRTPGHPEFGHTPGVEATTGPLGQGVAMAVGMAMAERHLADTYNRENYPMIDHYTYTICGDGDLMEGVSAEAASLAGHLKLGRLIVLYDSNDISLDGDLQMSFSESIEDRYKSYGWQVIRVEDGTDLQEINEAIAAAKADERPTMIEVKTTIGFGSPNKGGKSASHGAPLGDDERKLTKEAYKWDFESEFHVPDEVAEFFANLKAQGQEKEEAWNQMFAKYKEDHPELAEQLSLAMKGELPEGWDADAPVYEAGKDNVATRASSGEALNAFAKNVPQVFGGSADLASSNKTLLKDESNFTHEDYSGRNVWFGVREFAMGAAVNGMALHGGVKPYGATFFVFSDYLRPAIRLAALMQIPSTFVFTHDSIAVGEDGPTHEPVEQLASLRAMPGLSIIRPADGNETVAAWKIALESQDVPHALVFTRQNLMTMDGTAEKAYEGVKKGAYVVSEAAQKPTALLLASGSEVNLAVEAQQALEKEGIHVNVVSMPSWDRFEKQSTEYKESVIPSNVKARLGIEMGASLGWSKYVGDQGDVLAIDQFGASAPGDKIIAEYGFTVENVVSKVKAMF; from the coding sequence ATGACGTCAAGTGTCGAACAGTTAGCAGTAAATACCATTCGAACGTTATCAATTGATAGCATTGAAAAAGCCAATTCAGGACATCCGGGGATGCCAATGGGGGCTGCGCCAATGGCATTTAGTTTATGGACTAAATTTATGAATCACAACCCTAGCAATCCAGATTGGTTTAACCGAGATCGTTTTGTGTTATCAGCAGGTCATGGTTCAATGCTTTTATATAGTTTATTGCATTTATCAGGATATGATGTGACTCTCGATGATTTGAAAAACTTCCGCCAATGGGGGAGCAGAACTCCAGGTCACCCTGAATTTGGACATACACCAGGGGTTGAAGCTACAACTGGACCATTAGGTCAAGGTGTGGCGATGGCTGTAGGTATGGCAATGGCAGAAAGACATTTAGCAGATACATATAATCGCGAAAATTATCCAATGATCGACCATTATACGTACACGATTTGTGGAGATGGTGATTTAATGGAGGGCGTTTCAGCTGAAGCGGCTTCATTAGCAGGTCACTTAAAGCTTGGTCGTTTAATTGTGCTTTATGATTCAAACGATATTTCACTTGATGGTGACTTACAGATGTCATTTTCTGAGAGCATCGAAGACCGTTATAAGTCTTACGGTTGGCAAGTCATTCGCGTAGAAGACGGGACTGATCTTCAAGAGATTAATGAAGCGATTGCGGCTGCAAAAGCAGATGAACGCCCAACGATGATTGAAGTAAAAACGACAATCGGCTTTGGATCTCCAAACAAAGGTGGGAAATCAGCATCACACGGTGCACCATTAGGTGATGATGAAAGAAAATTAACAAAAGAAGCTTACAAATGGGATTTTGAAAGCGAATTCCACGTCCCAGACGAGGTTGCTGAATTTTTTGCAAACCTAAAAGCTCAGGGACAAGAAAAAGAAGAAGCTTGGAATCAAATGTTTGCAAAATATAAAGAAGATCATCCAGAATTAGCCGAACAATTATCTTTAGCGATGAAGGGTGAATTACCAGAAGGATGGGATGCTGATGCCCCTGTTTATGAAGCGGGCAAAGATAACGTTGCGACTCGTGCATCTTCTGGAGAAGCGCTTAATGCCTTTGCTAAAAATGTTCCACAAGTGTTTGGTGGTTCAGCAGATTTAGCTTCTTCAAATAAAACATTACTAAAAGATGAAAGTAATTTTACTCATGAAGACTATAGTGGACGTAACGTCTGGTTTGGTGTTCGTGAATTCGCAATGGGAGCAGCTGTAAATGGAATGGCTCTTCATGGTGGTGTAAAACCATATGGGGCAACATTCTTTGTCTTTTCTGATTATTTACGTCCAGCGATTCGTTTAGCTGCTTTAATGCAAATTCCTTCAACGTTTGTGTTCACCCATGACAGTATTGCTGTTGGTGAAGACGGACCGACACATGAGCCAGTTGAACAATTAGCATCTTTACGTGCGATGCCTGGGTTATCGATCATCCGTCCTGCTGATGGTAATGAAACAGTAGCAGCGTGGAAGATCGCACTAGAAAGTCAAGATGTCCCACACGCACTTGTATTTACACGTCAAAACTTAATGACGATGGATGGTACGGCTGAAAAGGCGTATGAAGGCGTTAAAAAAGGTGCTTATGTCGTGTCAGAGGCAGCTCAAAAACCTACCGCACTATTGTTAGCATCTGGTTCAGAAGTGAATTTGGCAGTTGAGGCACAACAAGCACTTGAAAAAGAAGGAATCCATGTGAATGTTGTAAGTATGCCTAGCTGGGATCGTTTTGAAAAACAATCAACTGAATATAAAGAGAGTGTTATTCCTAGCAACGTTAAAGCACGTTTGGGAATCGAGATGGGTGCTTCATTAGGTTGGAGCAAGTATGTTGGTGACCAAGGGGATGTATTGGCTATTGATCAGTTCGGCGCATCTGCACCTGGGGATAAAATTATTGCAGAGTATGGATTTACTGTAGAAAATGTTGTATCAAAAGTAAAAGCAATGTTTTAA
- a CDS encoding YneB family resolvase-like protein: protein MNAIIYCRVSTDKEVQQTSLERQKQELQELAKQYNFHVVNVIEEKQSGYDIEREGILEVLADCHERRADVLLIQDDTRLGRGNTKIALLHQLQKLGIKVYTINDHGQLQLSETDSMVLDILAVVEDYQRKLHNLKIRRGMRKAVEKGYKPEKNLKNINLGGRERKQVPIEEIVRLRERQLTFHDIAATLRGFGYPVSKATVHRRYLEYIENKSDNS, encoded by the coding sequence ATGAATGCGATCATTTATTGCCGTGTTAGTACCGATAAGGAGGTTCAACAAACTTCCTTGGAAAGACAAAAACAAGAGTTGCAGGAGCTAGCTAAACAGTATAACTTTCATGTTGTTAACGTGATTGAAGAAAAACAGAGTGGATATGATATTGAGCGTGAGGGTATACTCGAAGTTCTTGCTGATTGTCATGAACGTAGAGCAGATGTGTTATTAATTCAAGATGATACAAGGTTAGGCAGAGGGAATACAAAAATTGCCCTACTCCATCAATTGCAAAAATTAGGGATAAAAGTGTATACGATCAATGATCATGGCCAATTACAATTATCTGAAACTGATTCGATGGTGTTAGATATTCTAGCAGTTGTTGAGGACTATCAACGTAAGTTGCATAATTTAAAGATTAGACGAGGAATGAGAAAGGCAGTAGAAAAAGGGTATAAGCCTGAGAAAAATTTAAAAAATATCAATCTTGGTGGGAGGGAACGTAAACAAGTTCCGATTGAAGAGATCGTTCGTCTTCGTGAACGTCAGCTAACATTTCATGACATTGCGGCAACGCTACGTGGGTTTGGGTATCCAGTGTCAAAGGCTACGGTTCATCGTAGGTACCTAGAATATATCGAAAATAAGAGTGATAATAGTTGA
- a CDS encoding metal-sensing transcriptional repressor: MELQPERTPITKKDMEEKEQLIKRLKRVEGQVRGIQKMIENDRYCVDVLVQLSAANAALKKVGFSLLEQHTHGCVASAIKSGDGDEAIEELMKVIHQFSKS; the protein is encoded by the coding sequence ATTGAGCTTCAACCAGAGCGTACACCTATAACCAAAAAGGATATGGAAGAAAAGGAACAGCTTATAAAACGATTAAAGCGAGTGGAAGGACAGGTTCGAGGAATACAAAAAATGATAGAAAATGATCGTTATTGTGTCGATGTTCTGGTCCAATTGTCAGCAGCAAATGCAGCTCTGAAAAAGGTAGGTTTCTCACTACTAGAACAACATACCCATGGCTGTGTAGCCAGTGCGATTAAATCGGGAGATGGTGACGAAGCGATTGAGGAATTAATGAAAGTGATTCACCAGTTTTCCAAATCCTAA
- the yneA gene encoding cell division suppressor protein YneA yields the protein MKTKRRWSGQEVFIIILFVLTVLLMISSVVVSASEPEIIGTLDYVVQEGDTLWTIADQYKSKHNLSREQFIHVTERVNNIGKEGTYLIPGQIIEIPIRVKN from the coding sequence ATGAAAACAAAGAGAAGATGGAGTGGGCAAGAGGTATTTATCATCATTTTATTTGTATTAACGGTTTTATTAATGATTTCTTCTGTAGTTGTATCTGCAAGTGAGCCTGAGATTATTGGTACATTAGATTATGTTGTCCAAGAAGGTGATACGCTTTGGACGATTGCGGACCAGTACAAAAGCAAACATAACTTATCTCGTGAACAATTTATTCATGTAACTGAAAGAGTGAATAACATAGGGAAGGAAGGAACCTACCTGATTCCGGGACAAATCATTGAAATACCAATCCGTGTAAAGAATTGA
- a CDS encoding CcdC family protein: protein MSSAMYVVFTIGAIMMAILAAIIRLKATKRPATVKKIVLPPLFMSTGFLMFLYPPVRPGGTVEIIETFIALAVGMIFSIFLIKSSKFEIKEDQIYLKRSKAFIFILFGLLLCRIALKLIIGDTVSYEVLSGMFFILAYGMIIPWRISMFISYKKLEKELERTSNEKQVVPAQT from the coding sequence ATGTCGTCGGCAATGTATGTAGTATTCACGATTGGTGCTATTATGATGGCAATACTAGCGGCTATTATTCGATTAAAAGCGACAAAAAGGCCAGCGACCGTAAAAAAAATAGTTTTACCGCCTTTATTTATGTCGACTGGTTTTTTAATGTTTTTATACCCACCTGTACGACCGGGTGGTACCGTAGAGATCATCGAGACATTTATAGCACTTGCCGTTGGAATGATATTTTCGATTTTTCTCATTAAGTCATCTAAATTCGAAATTAAGGAAGATCAAATATATTTAAAGCGATCAAAAGCTTTTATTTTTATTTTGTTCGGTTTGTTGCTTTGTCGAATTGCTTTAAAACTAATCATAGGAGATACGGTTAGTTATGAAGTCCTAAGTGGGATGTTTTTTATTTTAGCTTATGGAATGATTATCCCTTGGCGAATTTCGATGTTTATTTCATATAAAAAGTTAGAAAAAGAATTAGAACGTACATCAAACGAAAAGCAAGTCGTACCTGCCCAAACGTAA
- a CDS encoding YneF family protein, which yields MWMYILVGLLSLIAGLLIGFFVARKTMMSYLKKNPPINEQMLRVMMMQMGQNPSQKKINQMMKAMQKQQTK from the coding sequence ATGTGGATGTATATCCTAGTGGGGTTACTATCACTCATTGCGGGACTTTTAATCGGTTTTTTTGTTGCGCGCAAAACGATGATGTCATATTTAAAGAAAAACCCACCAATTAATGAACAAATGTTACGTGTAATGATGATGCAAATGGGACAAAACCCATCACAAAAGAAGATCAATCAAATGATGAAAGCAATGCAGAAACAACAAACAAAATAA
- the sirA gene encoding sporulation inhibitor of replication protein SirA produces the protein MRRYEIYLMEEEVARHYFGQESKLFHLFLEKERASDTTRSIIEKQVNYITRPIPALQLQQLLKQSLKHRIDYYSYKDTHCLSLQPSLSIAEVNLFETKITLEAEGNFDAETIFFEVLRKFDPYFMAIDVKNFRYGWLNPIKQVKLI, from the coding sequence ATGAGGCGGTATGAGATTTATTTAATGGAAGAGGAAGTTGCTCGTCACTATTTTGGACAAGAGTCAAAATTGTTTCACTTATTTCTTGAGAAAGAAAGAGCGAGCGATACCACTCGTTCGATTATAGAAAAACAGGTGAACTATATTACTCGGCCAATTCCGGCATTACAACTCCAACAATTGCTAAAACAGTCGTTAAAGCACCGAATAGATTATTACTCATATAAAGATACTCATTGTCTATCGTTGCAGCCTTCGTTGAGTATTGCAGAAGTCAATCTTTTTGAAACAAAGATTACGTTAGAGGCCGAAGGGAATTTTGATGCGGAAACGATTTTTTTTGAAGTATTAAGGAAGTTTGATCCTTATTTTATGGCTATCGATGTTAAAAATTTTCGATATGGATGGTTAAATCCGATTAAGCAAGTGAAGTTGATTTAA
- a CDS encoding CsxC family protein, with protein sequence MYERRIMMTDFNKHDKTSKGHKKVNNDYAPPPYFKHQPKKRKNAVLPEASNREMEPEIAVGKAFVKVPVVLAEDTVQIDMNAKIDFPEPVLEIKEVKKNLKVTQCRLLLPTNKLFIKGFVRKNIQYATPTHGSKESVVSNIRSLTTDIPFEIVTPINLKREPQFKAQPGQTEFSYFTTSPLPKGFAEKEKLLSADLAQFDQISGENFNELPFCELISSRFIEVDEALDRKMGRVYDHRGKEIDAPFEEGTFTSVEEKMVVELTVKVLQNQQLHVKSKKHKKHKY encoded by the coding sequence ATCTACGAAAGGAGAATCATGATGACGGACTTTAATAAGCACGATAAAACGTCTAAAGGTCATAAGAAAGTGAACAATGACTATGCTCCACCGCCTTATTTTAAACATCAGCCAAAAAAACGTAAAAATGCGGTTTTACCTGAAGCAAGTAATCGTGAAATGGAACCTGAGATTGCGGTAGGGAAAGCATTTGTAAAAGTTCCAGTGGTATTGGCAGAAGATACTGTTCAAATTGATATGAATGCAAAAATTGATTTCCCGGAGCCTGTCCTTGAGATCAAAGAGGTGAAGAAAAACTTAAAAGTTACGCAATGTCGTCTACTATTACCGACAAATAAATTATTTATTAAAGGGTTTGTTCGTAAAAATATCCAGTATGCAACGCCAACACATGGGTCAAAAGAATCAGTCGTTTCTAATATCCGTTCGTTGACAACAGATATTCCGTTTGAGATCGTTACTCCAATAAATTTAAAGAGGGAACCACAATTTAAGGCACAACCAGGTCAGACTGAATTCTCATACTTCACGACATCACCGCTTCCAAAAGGTTTTGCAGAAAAGGAAAAATTATTATCAGCTGATCTTGCCCAATTTGATCAAATTAGTGGTGAGAACTTTAATGAGCTTCCATTCTGTGAGTTAATTTCTAGTCGATTCATTGAAGTCGATGAAGCACTTGATCGCAAAATGGGGCGCGTGTACGATCACCGTGGAAAAGAAATTGATGCACCATTTGAAGAAGGAACATTTACTTCAGTTGAAGAAAAAATGGTCGTTGAATTAACAGTTAAAGTGTTGCAAAATCAACAACTTCATGTGAAATCAAAGAAGCATAAAAAGCATAAGTATTAA
- a CDS encoding HesB/YadR/YfhF family protein, translated as MKITITEPALKWFEEEMDIEKGEFIRFFARYGGDSSVQQGFSLGVTKESPKEAAATLDVNGYTFFIESDDLWYFDNHDLHVKYSRKTNSITYDYQQ; from the coding sequence ATGAAAATTACAATAACAGAACCTGCACTTAAATGGTTTGAAGAGGAAATGGACATTGAGAAAGGTGAATTTATTCGCTTTTTTGCTCGTTATGGTGGTGATAGCTCCGTTCAACAAGGATTTTCTCTCGGTGTGACAAAAGAAAGCCCTAAAGAAGCTGCTGCAACCCTAGATGTAAACGGGTATACCTTCTTCATCGAAAGCGATGACCTATGGTATTTCGATAACCATGACCTCCATGTGAAATACAGCCGCAAAACGAACAGTATTACATATGACTATCAACAATAA
- a CDS encoding DUF2621 domain-containing protein — protein sequence MSEWFMWFIVFWSIFLITVMFIGGYFMFRKFLKRLPKEDGKSILDWQDHYIQETRHLWPDEKKQLLEELVEPVPELFRDVAREKIAGKIGQLALEREATTITEELIIEGYILATPKRDHKFLRKKLKEKNIDLTTYQHLFS from the coding sequence ATGTCAGAATGGTTTATGTGGTTTATCGTTTTTTGGTCAATCTTTTTAATCACAGTGATGTTTATTGGTGGTTATTTTATGTTTCGAAAATTTCTCAAACGCCTGCCAAAAGAAGATGGAAAGTCTATTCTCGATTGGCAAGATCACTATATTCAAGAAACACGCCACTTATGGCCTGACGAAAAAAAGCAACTACTTGAAGAATTGGTAGAACCGGTCCCTGAGCTATTTAGAGATGTTGCTCGTGAGAAAATAGCTGGCAAGATTGGACAACTTGCGCTTGAAAGAGAGGCAACGACAATTACGGAGGAACTGATCATTGAGGGCTATATTCTAGCAACACCAAAGCGTGACCATAAGTTTCTTCGGAAGAAATTGAAAGAAAAAAACATTGACCTTACAACGTATCAACACTTATTTAGTTAA
- the glnA gene encoding type I glutamate--ammonia ligase, with amino-acid sequence MSKYTREDITRMAEEENVRFIRLQFTDLLGTIKNVEIPVDQLQKALDNQMMFDGSSIEGFVRIEESDMYLYPDLNTWVIFPWTPEKGKVARLICDIYQPGSPGEEPTPFEGDPRGILKRVLKEAEELGFTDFNIGPEPEFFLFKNDEKGEPTLELNDKGGYFDLAPTDLGENCRRDIVLELEDMGFEIEASHHEVAPGQHEIDFKYADAISSCDDIQTFKLVVKTIARKHGLHATFMPKPLFGVNGSGMHCNMSLFKGKENVFYDESTETQLSETAMQFLSGILEHAQAFTAITNPIVNSYKRLVPGYEAPVYVAWSLRNRSPLVRIPNSRGLSTRVEVRSPDPAANPYLAMAAMLAAGLDGIKKKATPPSATDRNIYVMSREEREEEGIKDLPATLKEALDTLLKDEVLIKALGEHAIEHFAEAKEIEWDMFRTQVHPWEREQYMQTY; translated from the coding sequence ATGAGTAAGTATACACGAGAAGACATTACCCGGATGGCGGAAGAGGAAAATGTACGCTTTATTCGTCTGCAATTTACTGATTTGTTAGGGACAATCAAAAACGTAGAAATCCCGGTTGATCAATTACAAAAAGCACTCGATAATCAAATGATGTTTGATGGTTCTTCAATTGAAGGTTTCGTTCGAATTGAAGAATCAGATATGTATTTATATCCTGATTTAAATACTTGGGTGATCTTCCCTTGGACGCCTGAAAAAGGGAAAGTAGCGCGACTCATTTGTGATATCTATCAGCCAGGTAGTCCAGGTGAGGAACCTACCCCATTTGAAGGTGATCCTCGTGGTATTTTAAAACGTGTTTTAAAAGAGGCAGAAGAATTAGGATTTACTGATTTTAATATTGGACCAGAGCCTGAGTTTTTCTTATTTAAAAATGATGAAAAAGGTGAGCCGACGCTTGAACTTAACGATAAAGGTGGCTACTTTGACTTAGCGCCAACTGATTTGGGTGAAAACTGCCGACGTGATATCGTTCTTGAGCTTGAAGATATGGGTTTTGAAATCGAAGCTTCTCACCATGAGGTTGCTCCGGGCCAACATGAAATTGATTTCAAATATGCGGATGCGATTTCAAGCTGTGATGATATCCAAACGTTTAAGCTGGTTGTAAAGACAATTGCACGTAAGCATGGTCTTCACGCAACATTCATGCCTAAGCCATTATTCGGTGTTAATGGTTCAGGGATGCACTGTAATATGTCATTATTTAAAGGTAAAGAAAATGTTTTCTATGATGAGTCAACAGAAACGCAATTAAGTGAAACTGCGATGCAGTTTTTATCAGGTATTCTAGAGCATGCCCAAGCGTTTACGGCGATCACAAATCCAATTGTTAACTCTTATAAGCGCCTTGTTCCTGGATATGAGGCACCAGTATATGTAGCGTGGTCATTACGTAACCGTAGTCCACTTGTACGTATCCCGAACTCTCGTGGTTTAAGTACACGTGTTGAGGTGCGAAGCCCGGATCCAGCGGCTAACCCTTACTTAGCGATGGCAGCAATGCTAGCAGCTGGTCTTGATGGGATTAAGAAAAAAGCAACACCTCCAAGTGCGACTGATCGCAATATTTATGTGATGAGTAGAGAAGAGCGTGAGGAAGAAGGAATTAAAGACCTTCCAGCAACATTGAAAGAAGCTCTAGATACTCTTTTAAAAGACGAGGTTCTTATTAAGGCTCTTGGCGAACATGCAATCGAGCACTTTGCAGAGGCGAAAGAAATTGAATGGGATATGTTCCGTACGCAAGTTCACCCTTGGGAGCGCGAACAGTATATGCAAACGTATTAA
- a CDS encoding DUF896 domain-containing protein, translating into MLSKEKLARINELAKRSKTTGLTKEETKEQQKLRQEYIKAFRGSFENQLHSVKVVDEKGNDVTPSKLKASKKNRHQNGFQH; encoded by the coding sequence ATGTTATCGAAAGAAAAACTTGCACGAATTAATGAATTAGCGAAGCGTTCGAAAACAACTGGATTAACAAAAGAAGAAACAAAAGAACAACAAAAGCTTCGCCAAGAATATATAAAAGCATTTCGTGGCTCATTTGAAAACCAACTTCATTCTGTTAAAGTGGTTGATGAAAAAGGCAACGATGTTACGCCTTCAAAATTAAAAGCAAGTAAAAAGAATCGTCATCAAAATGGATTTCAACATTAA